A genomic segment from Curtobacterium sp. MCSS17_007 encodes:
- a CDS encoding NUDIX domain-containing protein, translated as MGPPTDARTLRVSALLLVRDRRVLMVRARGRDVLYLPGGKAEPHETDVQAAIREAREETGLHLTEADLEPFGTVLEAAHGQGAGTMVAMTLFTVRPGGTADSASPVASAEVDEVEWVTSADADRCPPAGVETLRRLVAAGLVD; from the coding sequence GTGGGCCCTCCGACCGACGCCCGGACCCTGCGCGTCAGCGCGCTGCTGCTGGTGCGTGACCGACGGGTCCTGATGGTGCGTGCCCGCGGACGTGACGTGCTCTACCTGCCCGGCGGCAAGGCCGAGCCGCACGAGACCGACGTGCAGGCGGCGATCCGCGAGGCACGCGAGGAGACCGGCCTGCACCTGACCGAGGCTGACCTCGAGCCGTTCGGCACGGTGCTCGAGGCCGCACACGGCCAGGGTGCGGGCACCATGGTCGCGATGACCCTGTTCACGGTCCGGCCGGGAGGCACGGCGGACTCCGCCTCACCCGTCGCCTCCGCAGAGGTGGACGAGGTCGAGTGGGTCACCTCGGCCGACGCCGACCGGTGCCCGCCGGCGGGCGTCGAGACGCTCCGCCGGCTGGTCGCCGCCGGTCTCGTCGACTAG
- a CDS encoding glutamyl-tRNA reductase, whose amino-acid sequence MLICLTASHRNASFDLLERLSIGAPTAASRLVTDSDVLDGAVVLATCNRFEAYLDIAGDDRDSAVSATVDAVATASDLVPAEVAESVSVLGGGDVVQHLFAVSSGLESVVVGETEISGQVRRALEDARANGTTTSDLERLFQEAAHTSRGVKTRTRIGAAGRSLVRLGLELASSRITDWARTRVLLVGTGSYAATTIAALRDRGAANIQVFSPSGRAPWFAAKHDLVAATDLRQAIGTSDVVITCTSSEVPVVEPADLDDGQRRIVIDLGLPRNVDPDAADVDGVELLDLETISIHAPIAELNAESEARQMVDDAVSRFRAQALEQSTTPALVAFRKHVFDILDDEIDRAKRRDGDPASVEQTERALRHLVGVLLHRPSVRARELGRAGRGEEFVGALDALFGVRPEPEAELPSPVVPLAERTAPERAAAERADEADAS is encoded by the coding sequence GTGCTCATCTGTCTCACGGCGTCGCACCGCAACGCCAGCTTCGACCTCCTGGAGCGACTGAGCATCGGCGCACCGACCGCCGCGAGCCGTCTGGTGACGGACTCCGACGTGCTCGACGGAGCCGTCGTCCTCGCCACCTGCAACCGCTTCGAGGCCTACCTCGACATCGCGGGCGACGACCGCGACTCCGCCGTGTCGGCCACCGTCGACGCCGTCGCCACCGCCAGTGACCTCGTGCCCGCCGAGGTCGCCGAGTCCGTCAGCGTGCTCGGCGGCGGGGACGTCGTGCAGCACCTGTTCGCCGTGTCGAGCGGGCTCGAGTCCGTCGTCGTCGGCGAGACCGAGATCTCCGGCCAGGTCCGCCGCGCCCTCGAGGACGCCCGCGCCAACGGCACCACCACCTCGGACCTCGAGCGCCTGTTCCAGGAGGCCGCCCACACCTCCCGCGGCGTCAAGACCCGCACCCGCATCGGTGCCGCCGGTCGCTCGCTCGTCCGCCTCGGCCTCGAACTCGCGTCCTCCCGCATCACCGACTGGGCCCGGACCCGTGTCCTGCTCGTCGGCACCGGCAGCTACGCCGCGACCACCATCGCGGCCCTGCGCGACCGCGGTGCCGCGAACATCCAGGTCTTCTCGCCGTCGGGCCGCGCACCGTGGTTCGCCGCCAAGCACGACCTCGTCGCCGCGACCGACCTGCGCCAGGCGATCGGCACGAGCGACGTCGTCATCACCTGCACCTCGAGCGAGGTCCCGGTCGTCGAACCGGCGGACCTCGACGACGGGCAGCGCCGCATCGTGATCGACCTCGGGCTCCCCCGCAACGTCGACCCGGACGCGGCCGACGTCGACGGCGTCGAGCTGCTCGACCTCGAGACCATCAGCATCCACGCGCCGATCGCCGAGCTGAACGCCGAGTCCGAGGCCCGTCAGATGGTCGACGACGCCGTGTCCCGGTTCCGGGCGCAGGCGCTCGAGCAGTCGACCACGCCGGCGCTCGTGGCGTTCCGGAAGCACGTCTTCGACATCCTCGACGACGAGATCGACCGCGCGAAGCGTCGCGACGGTGACCCGGCGTCCGTCGAGCAGACCGAGCGGGCGCTCCGGCACCTGGTCGGGGTCCTGCTGCACCGCCCCTCGGTGCGCGCCCGTGAGCTCGGTCGCGCCGGTCGCGGCGAGGAGTTCGTCGGGGCGCTCGACGCCCTCTTCGGGGTCCGTCCCGAGCCCGAGGCGGAGCTGCCGTCACCGGTCGTGCCGCTCGCGGAGCGCACCGCGCCCGAGCGGGCCGCGGCGGAGCGCGCCGACGAGGCGGACGCGAGCTGA
- the hemE gene encoding uroporphyrinogen decarboxylase, which produces MTTAVPSALPDSHPLVTGRTAGSPLVRALRGDRPETLPVWFMRQAGRSLPEYRELRVGTAMLDACLDPAMASEITLQPVRRHGVDAGIFFSDIVVPIKLAGVDVEIVPGRGPVLGSPIRTAADVDALAPLDPDALAPITEAVQRTVAELGDTPLIGFAGAPFTLAAYLVEGGPSKDHIRARTLMHSDPETWARLLDWAAGVSGAFLRAQVTAGASAAQLFDSWVGSLSRADYVASVAPHSATALSHVADLGVPRTHFGVGSGEVLHEMTTLGDPTDTVAVDAVGVDWRVPLDEAVRRVGTGVTVQGNIDPAMLAAPWEVLEAHVRDVVRRGGAARAHVVNLGHGVPPETDPTVLTRVVELIHGLGDGRGDGTGVAA; this is translated from the coding sequence GTGACCACCGCCGTGCCCTCCGCCCTGCCCGACAGCCACCCGCTCGTGACCGGCAGGACCGCGGGGTCACCGCTGGTCCGGGCGCTCCGCGGGGACCGACCGGAGACGCTCCCGGTGTGGTTCATGCGCCAGGCCGGCCGGTCGCTGCCGGAGTACCGCGAGCTGCGGGTCGGCACCGCGATGCTCGACGCGTGCCTCGACCCGGCGATGGCGTCCGAGATCACGCTGCAGCCGGTCCGTCGGCACGGGGTCGACGCGGGCATCTTCTTCAGCGACATCGTCGTCCCGATCAAGCTCGCGGGCGTGGACGTCGAGATCGTCCCCGGCCGCGGTCCGGTGCTCGGGTCGCCCATCCGCACGGCGGCCGACGTCGACGCGCTCGCTCCGCTCGACCCGGACGCCCTCGCGCCGATCACCGAGGCCGTGCAGCGCACCGTCGCCGAGCTCGGCGACACCCCGCTCATCGGCTTCGCGGGGGCGCCGTTCACGCTCGCCGCCTACCTGGTCGAGGGCGGGCCCTCCAAGGACCACATCCGTGCCCGTACGCTGATGCACAGCGACCCGGAGACCTGGGCGCGCCTGCTCGACTGGGCGGCCGGCGTCTCCGGCGCGTTCCTCCGTGCGCAGGTGACGGCCGGCGCCTCGGCCGCGCAGCTCTTCGACTCGTGGGTCGGCTCGCTGTCCCGCGCGGACTACGTCGCCTCGGTCGCGCCGCACTCCGCGACGGCGCTGTCGCACGTGGCCGACCTCGGGGTCCCGCGCACCCACTTCGGCGTCGGCAGCGGCGAGGTCCTGCACGAGATGACGACGCTCGGCGACCCGACGGACACCGTCGCGGTCGACGCCGTCGGCGTCGACTGGCGCGTCCCGCTCGACGAGGCCGTGCGCCGCGTCGGCACCGGCGTGACCGTGCAGGGCAACATCGACCCGGCGATGCTGGCCGCCCCGTGGGAGGTGCTCGAGGCCCACGTGCGCGACGTCGTCCGCCGGGGCGGCGCGGCCCGGGCGCACGTGGTCAACCTCGGGCACGGTGTCCCGCCGGAGACCGACCCGACCGTGCTCACCCGTGTGGTCGAGCTGATCCACGGGCTGGGCGACGGCCGGGGCGACGGGACGGGAGTCGCGGCGTGA
- a CDS encoding FAD-dependent oxidoreductase, which produces MTDVVVVGGGVAGLVAARDLAKAGAHVVLVEAGDRLGGMLRRHTVDGLDLDMGAESFATRNDAVERLAIELGLGNDIVSPDPRGAWLMTRDGRTAPIPQTGFLGIPGSPMAADVLAVIGQGGGLRAQMDSLLPSPVGARAQSLGALVRKRMGERVLDDLVVPVAGGVYSTHPDQLDPDRVAPGLRAALQREGSLARAVLALRARSAAGSAVQGIRGGIVRLVDELVADLETYRVDVRLGTRATAVERFAVETVTADGTRERLSAQHVLASTADPARTAAPDRTGIELVTLVVDQPELDTGPRGTGMLVHPEADGVRAKALTHATVKWPWLAEAAAGRHVLRLSYATRPEVDGSGVAETGTSLPVEPDDAIGTRATADATALLGVPVTADRVRGAARVRWYGPDLTAAGLAEGVVGIGEASTGRGLAGIVAAARASAGRVLDS; this is translated from the coding sequence GTGACCGACGTCGTCGTGGTCGGCGGCGGGGTCGCCGGCCTGGTCGCCGCGCGTGACCTGGCGAAGGCCGGTGCGCACGTCGTGCTCGTCGAAGCGGGGGACCGCCTGGGTGGCATGCTCCGCCGCCACACCGTCGACGGGCTCGACCTCGACATGGGGGCCGAGTCCTTCGCGACCCGGAACGACGCCGTCGAGCGGCTCGCGATCGAACTCGGCCTCGGGAACGACATCGTGTCGCCGGATCCCCGTGGGGCGTGGCTGATGACCCGCGACGGCAGGACGGCCCCGATCCCGCAGACCGGCTTCCTCGGGATCCCCGGCAGCCCGATGGCGGCGGACGTCCTCGCCGTGATCGGCCAGGGCGGCGGACTCCGTGCGCAGATGGACTCGCTGCTGCCGTCGCCCGTCGGTGCCCGTGCGCAGTCGCTCGGTGCGCTCGTGCGGAAGCGCATGGGGGAGCGCGTGCTCGACGACCTGGTCGTGCCGGTCGCGGGCGGGGTGTACTCCACGCACCCGGACCAGCTCGATCCGGACCGCGTGGCCCCGGGTCTCCGCGCGGCCCTGCAGCGCGAGGGGTCCCTCGCCCGCGCCGTGCTCGCCCTGCGTGCCCGTTCCGCCGCGGGTTCGGCGGTGCAGGGGATCCGGGGTGGGATCGTCCGGCTCGTCGACGAGCTCGTGGCCGACCTCGAGACCTACCGCGTCGACGTGCGGCTGGGCACCCGCGCCACGGCGGTCGAGCGCTTCGCCGTCGAGACCGTCACCGCCGACGGCACGCGGGAGCGCCTGTCCGCGCAGCACGTGCTCGCCTCCACGGCCGACCCAGCACGCACCGCGGCGCCGGACCGCACCGGGATCGAGCTCGTGACGCTCGTCGTCGACCAGCCGGAGCTCGACACCGGGCCGCGCGGCACCGGGATGCTCGTGCACCCGGAGGCCGACGGCGTCCGGGCGAAGGCGCTCACGCACGCGACCGTGAAGTGGCCGTGGCTCGCCGAGGCGGCAGCGGGGCGGCACGTCCTGCGGCTCAGCTACGCGACGCGACCCGAGGTCGACGGCAGCGGCGTCGCGGAGACGGGGACGAGCCTCCCGGTCGAGCCGGACGACGCCATCGGGACCCGCGCGACCGCCGATGCCACCGCACTGCTCGGCGTCCCGGTCACCGCCGACCGCGTGCGGGGCGCGGCGCGCGTGCGCTGGTACGGCCCGGACCTGACGGCCGCCGGCCTGGCGGAGGGCGTCGTGGGCATCGGCGAGGCCTCGACGGGGCGCGGGCTGGCGGGCATCGTCGCCGCCGCCCGGGCGTCCGCTGGACGCGTTCTGGATTCCTGA
- a CDS encoding phage holin family protein gives MTDTRDRKSRSLFGLVGDIPKLVKSLVKGEIDLLKAEMIAKAKVFGLAAGLLIGALVIVLYAIGVLLTAAVMGLATVMPAWLAALLLAVVMLIVAGILGFVGWKRFKKGLPLTPKRTIDSVKDDINAVKGLGNKPGQHDRVPRS, from the coding sequence ATGACCGACACCCGCGACCGCAAGTCGCGATCGCTGTTCGGTCTGGTCGGGGACATCCCGAAGCTGGTCAAGAGCCTCGTCAAGGGCGAGATCGACCTGCTGAAGGCCGAGATGATCGCCAAGGCGAAGGTCTTCGGCCTCGCCGCCGGGCTCCTCATCGGCGCCCTCGTCATCGTGCTGTACGCGATCGGCGTGCTGCTCACGGCGGCCGTCATGGGCCTCGCGACCGTGATGCCGGCGTGGCTCGCCGCGCTGCTGCTCGCCGTCGTCATGCTGATCGTCGCCGGCATCCTCGGGTTCGTCGGCTGGAAGCGCTTCAAGAAGGGCCTGCCCCTGACGCCGAAGCGCACGATCGACAGCGTCAAGGACGACATCAACGCCGTGAAGGGCCTGGGCAACAAGCCCGGCCAGCACGACCGGGTCCCCCGCTCCTGA
- the hemQ gene encoding hydrogen peroxide-dependent heme synthase yields the protein MSSDVHAATHENVPENAAVHSGNPAHETDPSSGIDPNLLTAYALWAVFRRPLGPIHRVGDDAVAELDAAVARAAEQGVTIRGFYDVSGFRADADVMIWLHGDDAQAIQAVLRDVRRTALFQDAEPVWHAMAMHREAEFNKRHTPAFLRGKDPEAWITVYPFVRSFEWYLLPEEERSKMLRDHGIAGAKYRRVLTNTIATFALSDYEWILPLESPELVDLVDLMRDLRYTEARLHVREEVPFFTGRRVTTAELPEVLS from the coding sequence ATGAGCTCCGACGTGCACGCAGCCACGCACGAGAACGTCCCCGAGAACGCCGCCGTGCACAGCGGCAACCCGGCGCACGAGACCGACCCGTCGAGCGGGATCGACCCGAACCTCCTCACCGCGTACGCGCTGTGGGCGGTGTTCCGTCGGCCGCTCGGGCCGATCCACCGCGTCGGTGACGACGCCGTCGCCGAGCTCGACGCGGCCGTCGCCCGCGCCGCCGAGCAGGGCGTGACGATCCGCGGGTTCTACGACGTCTCCGGCTTCCGGGCCGATGCGGACGTCATGATCTGGCTGCACGGCGACGACGCGCAGGCGATCCAGGCGGTGCTCCGCGACGTCCGCCGCACGGCGCTGTTCCAGGACGCCGAGCCGGTCTGGCACGCGATGGCCATGCACCGCGAGGCAGAGTTCAACAAGCGGCACACCCCGGCGTTCCTCCGCGGCAAGGACCCGGAGGCCTGGATCACGGTGTACCCGTTCGTCCGGTCCTTCGAGTGGTACCTCCTGCCCGAGGAGGAGCGCTCGAAGATGCTCCGCGACCACGGCATCGCCGGCGCGAAGTACCGCCGCGTGCTGACGAACACGATCGCGACCTTCGCCCTCAGTGACTACGAGTGGATCCTGCCGCTCGAGAGCCCCGAGCTCGTCGACCTCGTCGACCTCATGCGCGACCTGCGCTACACCGAGGCGCGCCTGCACGTGCGCGAGGAGGTCCCCTTCTTCACCGGTCGTCGGGTGACGACCGCCGAACTGCCGGAGGTGCTGTCGTGA
- a CDS encoding ferrochelatase, with translation MTDTSQITNGKVLAATAAAADGPEHVEVPTAYDAILLAGFGGPEGQDDVIPFLRNVTRGRGIPDERLEEVAHHYRHFGGVSPINAQNRALKAALEAELAERGIDMPVLWGNRNWAPYLEEAFTEAADKGYTKLIAIATSAYSSFSSCRQYREDYARVLTETGLIDTIQVDKIRQFFDHPGFVRPFVDGVRDGIARAIRENEGLDVATELRILFSTHSIPSTDAAKSGPDYRGFDEHGAYEAQHLAVGEVVLEQAWNELLEQPEFAHLQGTSKPEWKLVYQSRSGPPSQPWLEPDINDYMNEELEGGPTRAVLIVPLGFVSDHMEVMWDLDEEATETAGELGFWSLRTQTPGVDPAYVSGLIDLVLERVNGTPKTERPHLTDIGPWYDVCRPGCCENVRAGFKPAAAGVAP, from the coding sequence GTGACCGACACCAGCCAGATCACCAACGGGAAGGTCCTCGCCGCGACGGCTGCCGCGGCCGACGGTCCCGAGCACGTCGAGGTCCCGACCGCGTACGACGCCATCCTGCTCGCCGGCTTCGGCGGCCCCGAGGGCCAGGACGACGTCATCCCCTTCCTCCGCAACGTCACCCGCGGGCGCGGGATCCCGGACGAGCGCCTGGAAGAAGTGGCCCACCACTACCGCCACTTCGGCGGCGTGAGCCCGATCAACGCGCAGAACCGCGCGCTCAAGGCAGCGCTCGAGGCGGAGCTCGCGGAGCGCGGCATCGACATGCCCGTGCTCTGGGGCAACCGCAACTGGGCGCCCTACCTCGAAGAAGCCTTCACCGAGGCCGCCGACAAGGGCTACACCAAGCTCATCGCCATCGCGACGAGCGCGTACTCGTCCTTCTCGAGCTGCCGGCAGTACCGCGAGGACTACGCGCGGGTGCTCACCGAGACCGGCCTGATCGACACGATCCAGGTCGACAAGATCCGCCAGTTCTTCGACCACCCGGGCTTCGTGCGCCCGTTCGTCGACGGCGTCCGCGACGGCATTGCCCGCGCGATCCGTGAGAACGAGGGCCTCGACGTGGCGACCGAGCTGCGCATCCTGTTCTCGACGCACTCGATCCCGTCCACCGACGCGGCGAAGTCCGGCCCGGACTACCGCGGGTTCGACGAGCACGGCGCGTACGAGGCGCAGCACCTGGCCGTCGGCGAGGTCGTCCTCGAGCAGGCCTGGAACGAGTTGCTCGAGCAGCCGGAGTTCGCGCACCTGCAGGGCACGTCGAAGCCCGAGTGGAAGCTCGTCTACCAGTCGCGGTCGGGCCCCCCGTCGCAGCCGTGGCTCGAGCCGGACATCAACGACTACATGAACGAGGAGCTCGAGGGCGGTCCGACCCGCGCCGTGCTCATCGTCCCGCTCGGCTTCGTGAGCGACCACATGGAGGTCATGTGGGACCTCGACGAAGAGGCCACGGAGACCGCGGGTGAGCTCGGCTTCTGGTCGCTCCGCACGCAGACGCCCGGCGTCGACCCGGCGTACGTGTCCGGGTTGATCGACCTGGTGCTCGAGCGCGTCAACGGCACCCCGAAGACCGAGCGTCCGCACCTGACCGACATCGGCCCCTGGTACGACGTGTGCCGCCCGGGCTGCTGCGAGAACGTGCGCGCCGGGTTCAAGCCCGCCGCGGCGGGGGTCGCTCCGTGA
- the hemC gene encoding hydroxymethylbilane synthase — MTDDHSATADGAPSDGPAPIRLGTRASRLAVAQSQDVADRLAKAAGRPVELVTVTSEGDTNRASLASLGGTGVFASALREALVAGEVDVLVHSLKDLPTAPYEGLTIASVPKRADARDVLVARNGATVDTLPEGAKVGTGSPRRVAQLKAKRPDLDVVDIRGNIDTRLGRVDDDLDAVVLAAAGLGRIDRLDAATELLDLGFWPSAPGQGALAVEIRADESDKNLLAALRKLDHAPTRLTVTAEREVLAKLEAGCSAPIGATAVVDAELLLVSATVYRPDGSEYRTASHAAHLDGSAQDRLDEALEVAGRVAAELLENGAAELADLASSVSGAPADGDHSAGPGLATPAAAQPADDGSTTTPQSAAVPSSSED, encoded by the coding sequence GTGACGGACGACCACAGCGCCACGGCCGACGGCGCGCCGTCCGACGGCCCGGCCCCGATCCGGCTCGGCACCCGTGCCAGCCGGCTCGCGGTCGCGCAGTCGCAGGACGTCGCCGACCGCCTGGCCAAGGCAGCGGGCCGCCCCGTCGAGCTCGTCACGGTGACGAGCGAGGGCGACACGAACCGTGCGTCGCTCGCGAGCCTCGGCGGCACCGGCGTCTTCGCGAGTGCCCTGCGTGAGGCCCTGGTCGCGGGCGAGGTCGACGTGCTCGTGCACTCGCTCAAGGACCTGCCGACGGCTCCGTACGAGGGGCTCACGATCGCGTCGGTGCCGAAGCGCGCCGACGCCCGTGACGTCCTGGTCGCGCGGAACGGCGCGACGGTGGACACCCTGCCCGAGGGCGCGAAGGTCGGCACGGGCTCGCCGCGCCGCGTCGCGCAGCTCAAGGCGAAGCGTCCCGACCTCGACGTCGTCGACATCCGCGGCAACATCGACACCCGGCTCGGCCGCGTGGACGACGACCTCGACGCCGTGGTGCTGGCCGCCGCCGGCCTCGGCCGCATCGACCGGCTGGACGCGGCGACCGAGCTGCTCGACCTCGGCTTCTGGCCGAGCGCCCCCGGCCAGGGAGCGCTCGCGGTCGAGATCCGCGCCGATGAGTCGGACAAGAACCTGCTCGCCGCGCTCCGCAAGCTCGACCACGCGCCGACGCGCCTGACGGTGACGGCCGAGCGCGAGGTCCTCGCGAAGCTCGAGGCCGGCTGCTCCGCACCGATCGGTGCGACCGCGGTCGTCGACGCCGAGCTGCTGCTCGTGTCCGCGACGGTCTACCGCCCGGACGGCTCCGAGTACCGCACGGCCTCGCACGCGGCGCACCTCGACGGCTCCGCCCAGGACCGCCTCGACGAAGCACTCGAGGTCGCCGGACGCGTCGCCGCCGAACTGCTCGAGAACGGTGCCGCCGAGCTCGCGGACCTGGCGTCCTCGGTGTCCGGTGCTCCCGCCGACGGCGACCACTCCGCCGGACCCGGTCTCGCCACCCCCGCCGCCGCCCAACCGGCGGACGACGGCTCGACCACCACCCCGCAGTCGGCGGCCGTGCCGTCGAGCAGCGAGGACTAG
- a CDS encoding uroporphyrinogen-III synthase — translation MPVVVPLITDAPPEDPAALDAALARLVADASARRPDAPPPGRTRPDGAGPGAPWLAVTSATAVRVVAGRVSRLPAGVRVACVGEPTARAAREAGWAVDLVPEHESAAGLASALPSDAGHVLFPRSEIAAPTLVDGLRARGIAVSEVVAYRTVGTGDDPIVLDPPPDAVLVTSGSVAQQVVRRMTPLDPRTHVACIGPATADAARAAGLPVHVVARGRSAEALLDAVVETLHPNPRTGRSS, via the coding sequence GTGCCCGTCGTGGTCCCGCTCATCACGGATGCACCTCCGGAGGACCCCGCGGCGCTCGATGCGGCGCTCGCCCGCCTCGTCGCCGACGCGTCCGCCCGGAGGCCCGACGCACCACCGCCGGGTCGCACCCGTCCCGACGGGGCCGGACCCGGCGCCCCCTGGCTCGCGGTGACCAGTGCGACCGCGGTGCGCGTGGTCGCGGGACGCGTGTCGCGCCTCCCGGCCGGTGTCCGCGTGGCCTGCGTCGGCGAGCCGACCGCGCGCGCGGCGCGCGAAGCGGGCTGGGCCGTCGACCTCGTCCCCGAGCACGAGTCCGCCGCCGGGCTCGCCTCGGCCCTGCCGTCGGACGCCGGGCACGTCCTGTTCCCGCGGTCGGAGATCGCCGCCCCCACGCTCGTCGACGGGTTGCGCGCCCGCGGCATCGCCGTGTCGGAGGTGGTGGCGTACCGTACCGTGGGGACGGGGGACGATCCGATCGTCCTCGACCCCCCACCGGACGCCGTGCTCGTGACGAGCGGGAGCGTCGCCCAGCAGGTCGTCCGACGGATGACCCCACTCGATCCGCGCACGCACGTCGCGTGCATCGGACCCGCCACCGCCGACGCCGCCCGTGCTGCGGGCCTGCCCGTGCACGTCGTCGCCCGCGGTCGGTCCGCCGAAGCCCTCCTCGACGCCGTCGTCGAGACCCTCCACCCGAACCCCAGAACAGGAAGGTCATCGTGA
- the hemB gene encoding porphobilinogen synthase, producing MTGRFPQVRPRRLRATPAMRRLVAETRLHPAELVLPMFIREGATDAVDISSMPGVQQHSLDSFRRALNEAAAQGVGGVNLFGVPTSKDPEGSGATDPDGILNVAIRIAKEEVGDALVVQSDLCLDEFTDHGHCGVLAADGSVDNDATLLRYRDMAVAQAEAGAELVCMSGMMDGQIAAAREALDTAGHSGTALLAYSAKYASAFYGPFREAVASTLVGDRRTYQIDAADGRQGLREVLLDIEEGADIVMVKPAMSYLDVLARTADVSEVPVWAYQISGEYAMITAAAQNGWIDRDAAAMEALVGIKRAGADAILTYFAVDIARKLNQEAGLRTSGSTAAVSGVASTGKAPE from the coding sequence GTGACCGGACGCTTCCCCCAGGTCCGCCCCCGGCGCCTGCGCGCCACCCCCGCCATGCGACGACTCGTCGCCGAGACCCGGCTCCACCCCGCCGAGCTCGTGCTGCCGATGTTCATCCGCGAGGGTGCGACCGACGCCGTCGACATCTCGAGCATGCCGGGCGTGCAGCAGCACTCGCTCGACTCGTTCCGCCGGGCGCTGAACGAGGCCGCGGCGCAGGGCGTGGGCGGGGTCAACCTGTTCGGCGTCCCGACGTCGAAGGACCCCGAGGGCTCCGGTGCGACCGACCCGGACGGCATCCTCAACGTCGCGATCCGCATCGCGAAGGAGGAGGTCGGTGACGCGCTCGTCGTGCAGTCCGACCTGTGCCTCGACGAGTTCACCGACCACGGCCACTGCGGTGTGCTGGCGGCGGACGGGTCGGTCGACAACGACGCCACCCTCCTGCGCTACCGCGACATGGCGGTGGCCCAGGCCGAGGCGGGCGCCGAGCTCGTCTGCATGAGCGGCATGATGGACGGCCAGATCGCCGCCGCCCGGGAAGCGCTCGACACCGCCGGGCACAGCGGTACCGCACTGCTCGCGTACTCGGCCAAGTACGCGTCCGCGTTCTACGGGCCCTTCCGCGAGGCCGTGGCCTCGACGCTCGTCGGCGACCGCCGGACGTACCAGATCGACGCCGCCGACGGCCGCCAGGGCCTGCGCGAGGTCCTGCTCGACATCGAGGAGGGCGCCGACATCGTCATGGTGAAGCCCGCGATGAGCTACCTCGACGTGCTCGCCCGCACCGCCGACGTCTCCGAGGTGCCCGTGTGGGCGTACCAGATCTCCGGCGAGTACGCGATGATCACGGCAGCGGCGCAGAACGGGTGGATCGACCGTGACGCCGCCGCGATGGAGGCCCTCGTCGGCATCAAGCGTGCCGGTGCGGACGCGATCCTGACGTACTTCGCGGTCGACATCGCCCGCAAGCTCAACCAGGAGGCCGGCCTGCGCACGTCCGGCAGCACCGCGGCGGTGTCCGGCGTCGCCTCGACCGGGAAGGCCCCCGAATGA